In Desulfovibrio sp. JC010, the following proteins share a genomic window:
- a CDS encoding VPA1262 family N-terminal domain-containing protein, producing MDHSEERFWYCWIYRTESTPVEFIYGYAAQSNIPATESQSMVTKVSDDILECYFPLSQELGDEFFSAFDDGVINFEILDDCLGKEHCKFMQSSIQPALGSSTAKVDSYYTMNVTGHDFLKNEIQSIFRHFQSSLPFAEPQKFMHRLGAFDIIHMPIYAEDDIPPFRFRLSGLNTKDFLATARNEYKILRRQDYAQSNHIAHVQLFSGETITSDSMMFLPAGTEVFGPVEVLNEFDRTKLWIFNAKGELVYSDDLYWLNTIVLSSSLSGAKVAIKDKLTKSVEGTGDKHRQKKITNVQASSKADNSEIGFHANKDFNNYRRAMLDRGKVLFESPSCDRWFPKGPLGACDSILYIKSLLERGIEQAWVVDPFFDKKALEAIVPRISKRGLTLTIITNIHNVDPENGELIGEDSPSLVNDLEKFAVKIKPFIHCHLKIINLLKSQNSPRQAFHDRYLCLKSNAGEFSVFLLSNSLNSFMGEYPFCMSRVDGDVARDLQEYIITLADKIDPVSNKELYCNMEWDSHA from the coding sequence GTGGATCATTCTGAAGAACGTTTTTGGTATTGCTGGATATATAGAACTGAGTCTACTCCTGTAGAGTTTATTTACGGGTATGCTGCGCAATCGAATATTCCTGCAACAGAGTCCCAGTCCATGGTCACCAAGGTTAGTGATGATATTTTGGAGTGTTATTTCCCCTTGTCTCAGGAATTGGGTGATGAGTTCTTTTCGGCTTTTGATGATGGGGTAATCAATTTTGAAATTTTGGATGATTGTCTTGGCAAAGAGCATTGTAAGTTCATGCAGTCATCTATCCAGCCTGCGTTAGGCTCCTCTACAGCTAAAGTTGATTCATACTACACCATGAATGTAACTGGTCATGACTTTTTGAAAAATGAAATTCAAAGTATTTTCAGGCACTTTCAAAGTAGTCTTCCCTTTGCTGAGCCACAGAAGTTCATGCACCGACTTGGTGCTTTTGATATTATCCATATGCCGATCTATGCAGAGGATGATATTCCGCCTTTTCGTTTTAGGCTTTCTGGGTTGAATACAAAGGATTTCCTAGCAACGGCCAGAAATGAATATAAAATTTTACGGCGTCAGGATTATGCTCAGTCAAATCATATAGCTCATGTTCAACTTTTTTCTGGTGAGACCATTACGAGTGATTCAATGATGTTTCTTCCTGCCGGGACAGAAGTTTTTGGTCCCGTTGAAGTTTTAAATGAGTTTGATCGAACAAAATTATGGATTTTTAACGCAAAGGGGGAACTAGTTTATAGTGATGATCTTTATTGGCTAAACACGATAGTGCTGAGTTCCTCATTAAGTGGGGCGAAAGTTGCTATTAAGGATAAGCTGACCAAAAGTGTAGAAGGCACAGGCGATAAGCATAGGCAGAAGAAGATTACAAATGTGCAAGCCAGTTCTAAAGCTGACAACTCTGAAATTGGGTTTCATGCCAATAAAGATTTTAATAACTATCGGCGAGCGATGTTGGATAGGGGAAAAGTCTTATTTGAAAGCCCTTCTTGTGACAGGTGGTTCCCCAAAGGGCCGTTGGGGGCGTGTGATTCCATTCTATATATAAAGTCATTACTGGAGAGGGGGATTGAGCAAGCTTGGGTTGTAGATCCATTTTTCGATAAGAAAGCTTTAGAAGCAATTGTTCCTAGAATTTCTAAAAGAGGGTTAACGCTTACAATTATTACAAATATTCATAATGTCGATCCTGAAAATGGAGAATTGATTGGCGAAGATAGTCCTTCCCTTGTAAATGATTTGGAAAAGTTTGCAGTAAAGATAAAACCATTCATCCATTGCCATCTTAAAATTATTAATCTGCTGAAAAGTCAAAATTCTCCACGGCAAGCCTTCCACGATAGGTATCTCTGTTTAAAGTCCAATGCAGGTGAGTTCTCTGTCTTTTTATTGTCCAATAGTTTGAATAGCTTCATGGGCGAATACCCATTTTGTATGAGTCGTGTCGATGGCGATGTTGCAAGAGATCTTCAAGAATACATAATTACATTGGCTGATAAGATCGACCCTGTCTCCAATAAGGAATTGTATTGCAATATGGAGTGGGATAGCCATGCATAG